Proteins co-encoded in one Papaver somniferum cultivar HN1 chromosome 5, ASM357369v1, whole genome shotgun sequence genomic window:
- the LOC113282742 gene encoding monogalactosyldiacylglycerol synthase 2, chloroplastic-like, which translates to MVMSVVSPRRSIRDTVIQSVGYLNSHHYNNNTKRITNGAASDDESTVELTQIGAETTKNVLILMSDTGGGHRASAEAIRDAFRLEYGDEYRIFVKDVWKEYTGWPLNDMESQYKFMVKHVQLWKVAFHSTSPRWIHCVYLAAIAAFYAKEVEAGLMEYKPDIIISVHPLMQHIPLWVLKWQNLQKKVVFVTVITDLNTCHRTWFNTGVNRCYCPSDEVAKRALVDGLESSQIRVFGLPVRPSFCRAVLIKDQLREELQMDPNLPAVLLMGGGEGMGPVKKTARALGEALFDAELGKPIGQIIIICGRNKILASTLETGPWKVPVKIRGFETQMEKWMGACDCIITKAGPGTIAEALIRGLPIILNDFIPGQEKGNVPYVVENGAGVFSRSPKQTASLVAAWFSTKSDELKRMSENALKLAQPEAVFNIVRDINDLARQREPLANIPFSLTSSFCSYPI; encoded by the exons ATGGTGATGTCAGTGGTGTCGCCGAGGAGATCGATAAGAGATACAGTAATTCAAAGTGTTGGATATTTGAATAgtcatcattataataataataccaaGAGAATTACGAATGGTGCAGCTTCAGATGATGAATCTACAGTTGAATTAACACAGATTGGTGCTGAAACTACTAAGAATGTTTTGATCTTAATGAGTGATACTGGTGGTGGCCATAGAGCTTCTGCTGAAGCTATTCGTGATGCTTTTAGACTCGAATACGGCGACGAATATCGG ATCTTTGTGAAGGATGTGTGGAAGGAATACACAGGATGGCCATTAAATGATATGGAAAGCCAATACAAGTTTATGGTGAAACATGTACAGCTTTGGAAGGTTGCTTTTCACAGTACTTCCCCTCGTTGGATTCACTGCGTTTATCTTGCTGCCATTGCCGCCTTCTACGCCAA AGAGGTGGAGGCTGGTCTGATGGAATACAAACCAGACATCATAATTAGTGTGCATCCCCTTATGCAACACATTCCCTTATGGGTGCTTAAATGGCAAAACCTTCAGAAGAAGGTTGTCTTTGTTACTGTTATTACAGATCTCAACACCTGCCATCGCACATG GTTCAACACTGGTGTCAACCGATGCTACTGCCCTTCGGACGAGGTTGCCAAGAGGGCATTGGTTGATGGCCTAGAGTCTTCCCAGATTCGCGTGTTCGGTTTGCCAGTCAGGCCTTCGTTTTGTCGGGCAGTTCTTATAAAG GATCAATTACGGGAAGAACTACAGATGGATCCTAATTTGCCTGCGGTGTTGTTAATGGGTGGTGGCGAAGGGATGGGTCCTGTAAAGAAAACTGCAAGAGCTCTCGGCGAAGCACTATTCGATGCAGAACTTGGTAAACCAATTGGACAGATCATCATCATATGCGGCCGTAACAAAATCTTAGCTTCTACACTAGAAACTGGTCCATGGAAAGTCCCAGTAAAG ATCAGAGGATTCGAGACCCAAATGGAGAAATGGATGGGTGCTTGTGACTGCATTATAACCAAA gcTGGACCTGGAACCATTGCCGAGGCACTGATAAGGGGCCTTCCAATCATCCTCAATGATTTCATCCCAGGACAG GAAAAAGGAAATGTCCCTTATGTGGTAGAGAACGGAGCAGGAGTTTTCTCTCGAAGTCCAAAGCAAACAGCAAGCTTAGTTGCAGCATGGTTCAGCACGAAATCTGACGAACTAAAGAGAATGTCTGAAAACGCACTTAAATTAGCACAACCAGAGGCCGTATTCAACATTGTTAGAGACATTAACGATTTAGCACGGCAACGTGAGCCCCTCGCGAATATACCATTTTCACTGACTTCTTCCTTTTGTTCTTATCCAATCTAA